From the Variovorax paradoxus genome, the window TTCCTCAACACCGGCAAGGCGCCGGGCCGCCAGGGCAACACGCATCCGAGCCTCGCGCCCTACCAGGACTTCCCGACGCAGGACGGCGCGATGCTGCTGGCCATCGGCAACAACGGCCAGTTCGCGCGCTTCTGCGAAGCCTGCGGCCACCCCGAGTGGGCGAGCGATGCGCGCTTTGCGACCAACACGCTGCGCGTGAAGCATCGCGGCGTGCTGATCCCGATGATGGAAGAGCTCACGCGCACCCGCACCACGGCCGCGTGGGTCACGCTGCTCGAGGACAAGGCCGTGCCCTGCGGCCCGATCAACGACATCGCGCAGGCCTTCGACGACGCGCAGGTCAAGGCGCGCGGCCTGGCGGTGACGCTGCCGCGCGATGCGGGCGACGGCATCGCCAGCATCACCGGCGTGGCAAGCCCGCTGCGCCTGTCGGCCACGCCGCCGGTGCTGCGGCATGCACCGCCGGCGCTCGGCCAGCACACGCGCGAGGTGCTGGCGGAAATGGGCGTCGATACCGCCCGCTTCGACGCGCTGCGCGCAGCCGGCGTGGTCTGACGAGCCCGGCATGGCACAGCCGATGCGCCCACCGTTCTCGGTGCTGCGCATCGACCACGTCGTGCTGCGCGTGAAGGACGTCGAACGCGCCATCGCGTTCTACCGCGACGTGCTCGGCTGCGCCGTCGAGAAGCGCAGCGAGGCCCTGGTGCACCTGCGTGCCGGCGACAGCCTCATCGATCTCGTCACGCCCGACGGCCCGCTGGGCCGCCGGGGCGGTGCGCTGCCCGGCGACGAGGGCCGCAACGTCGACCATCTCTGCCTTCGCGTCGAGCCCTTCGACGAAGCGGCCATCCGCGCGCTGATGGCGCATCACGGCGTCGCGCTTCATGGCGACGTGCAGAACAACTTCGGCGCCGAGGGCAACGGCCCCTCGATCTACCTGA encodes:
- a CDS encoding VOC family protein, encoding MAQPMRPPFSVLRIDHVVLRVKDVERAIAFYRDVLGCAVEKRSEALVHLRAGDSLIDLVTPDGPLGRRGGALPGDEGRNVDHLCLRVEPFDEAAIRALMAHHGVALHGDVQNNFGAEGNGPSIYLSDPDGNTVELKGPAA